The following DNA comes from Alienimonas californiensis.
TGCGGCGAATTGCTCGGCTCGCTGTCCCCCGGCCCGGACGAGTCCTCCCACCGCCCCGGCGGCGCCGGCGCGGCCGACGCAACGCTGGGGGCGATCGTGGTCGACGCCGCCCGCGACTACGCCCGCCGCTGGTGGACGCTGGGCCTCGCCGTGCTGGGGGCGGAACTGCTGTGGATCATGCTGTTCGTCAGCGAGGTGCTGCTGGGAATCGGCGGCGTGTACCTCGGCGGGGCGATGGACAACTGGGCGGGCGAGGGCGCGGTGTGGGGCTTTTTCATCGCCTACGGCGTCGGGGCGCTGGCGGCGCTGCCGTTGAACGCCGCCGTGCCGCTGGGCTTGGCGAACCTGCACCTCGCCGCCGTGCGCGACGCGCTGCCGCGGGGGCGCCGCAGCGGCGAGGGCTCCCGATTCGCCCCGCTGTGGCGGGCCCGCGGCCGACGCCGGATGCTGCTGTGCGGGGGGATCGCGCTCTTCGTCCTCGCCGGGCAGGCGGTGACGGCGTTGTTCCTGATGGACGCCGTGGAGTCGGATCTGCGGCGGGCGACCGGGTCGTACGATCTGGTTCAGGCCCTCTGGATCGCCGCCGTCGCGGCGCCCACGCTGCTCGTCTGGCTGCTGGTCTGGCCGTTGCCGTTTCTGATCGTCGATCGGCCGCATCTGCTCCACGTCCGTCCGTTGAAAGCCTGCCTGACGCTACCCGCCGGCCACCGGGGCGCCCTGCTGGCGGCGGGCTTTCTCGCCGCGGCGCTGCTGGTCCTCGGGACCCTGCCCTGGGGCCTGCTGTTGCCGGTCACCGGGCCGATGGCCGGCCTGCTGCTGGCCCACGCCTACGACCGGGTCGCCCGGACCGAAGAGGAACGGGAGGACCCGGCGCCGCTCGACCCGGAGGGGCTGCTCTGACGGGTTTCGCCCGCCGGCGGGCGGTCTGATCCGGAATCGTTGTCGGGGCGTTCGCGGCAGGGGAATGTGACTCGCTGCCCGCCCGGTTTTCCCCCACCCCGCCTCTTTCGCCCCGCCGATGTCCGCCGACGAACCGTCCGACGCGCTGCCCGAACCCGTGCCGCCGCGGGTGGAGGAGGACCGGGTGCTGTTCCGCTGCACGACCTGCGGCAAGGAGCTGCGGACGCTGCGGAGCCGGGCCGGGCAGACGACCGCCTGCCCGCAGTGCGGCGACCCCGTCACGGTGCCGGACACCGGCGTCGCTCCCCCGCCGCCGACCCCGGCGCCGACCCGCCCGGAGACGACCCCCTGCCCGATGTGCGGGGCGGACAACTCCCTCGGCGCCGTCCACTGTGCGGTGTGCGGCGAACGTCTGCCGACCGAGGCGCCGCCCGAACGCGCCGCGACCGGCGGACGGTTCCGGCGGCGGGTGGGGACGGTCTCGATCGGGGAGACGTTCCGAGAGGGGAACCGGCTGTTCCGCGAACACTTCGGCCTGATGCTGGGCGCCACGCTGCTGACCGGGGCCCTGCTGATGCTCGGCGGGTGCCTGATCGGCATGCCGTTCCAGTTCGCCGGCATGGCCGCCAGCGGTCAGATCGGCGACGCGATGGCCGGCGCCCCCCGCCGGCCGGACGCGGAACAGACGCTCGTGTTGACCGGCGTCTCTCAGATCGGCCAACTGTTGGCGGTCGCGGTGTTCGCCTTCGTGCTGGCCGGGTTCGTGCGTCTGCGGATCAACCTGGCCCGCCGCGGCCGGGCGAAGATTGAAGACCTGTTCGCCGAGCGCGGCGTCTGGGCCAGCGCCGCCCTCACCTCCGTCGTCTACACCTTGATGACCGGGCTGCCGAGCACGCTGGCCTGGGCCGTAGCGTCGACCGGCGACGGCGGCATGAAAATGATCGGCTTGGAAATGCTGGCCCAGCCGGGACCGGGCAATCCGGGGACTGACTTCGACCCTGCCTGGGCCGCGGCGAGCGGCGTTCTGGGTCTGGTCCAGCTGGTGATCGGCGTGCTGTTCTGGCCGTACCTGTTCCTCTGCGTGGACTACAAGATGAGCGGCCTGGC
Coding sequences within:
- a CDS encoding zinc ribbon domain-containing protein — encoded protein: MTAAPPTVACVVCQRELAAPPQGGTVVCPQCGETNEIAAGGRAVAPHCPVCGSAVAADAPACGQCGELLGSLSPGPDESSHRPGGAGAADATLGAIVVDAARDYARRWWTLGLAVLGAELLWIMLFVSEVLLGIGGVYLGGAMDNWAGEGAVWGFFIAYGVGALAALPLNAAVPLGLANLHLAAVRDALPRGRRSGEGSRFAPLWRARGRRRMLLCGGIALFVLAGQAVTALFLMDAVESDLRRATGSYDLVQALWIAAVAAPTLLVWLLVWPLPFLIVDRPHLLHVRPLKACLTLPAGHRGALLAAGFLAAALLVLGTLPWGLLLPVTGPMAGLLLAHAYDRVARTEEEREDPAPLDPEGLL
- a CDS encoding FmdB family zinc ribbon protein, whose protein sequence is MSADEPSDALPEPVPPRVEEDRVLFRCTTCGKELRTLRSRAGQTTACPQCGDPVTVPDTGVAPPPPTPAPTRPETTPCPMCGADNSLGAVHCAVCGERLPTEAPPERAATGGRFRRRVGTVSIGETFREGNRLFREHFGLMLGATLLTGALLMLGGCLIGMPFQFAGMAASGQIGDAMAGAPRRPDAEQTLVLTGVSQIGQLLAVAVFAFVLAGFVRLRINLARRGRAKIEDLFAERGVWASAALTSVVYTLMTGLPSTLAWAVASTGDGGMKMIGLEMLAQPGPGNPGTDFDPAWAAASGVLGLVQLVIGVLFWPYLFLCVDYKMSGLAPLSASLTATRGSRWALLGLSLIQGVIMLVAMIPCGLGLLIAIPYVSALNVAAYEQISGNHAAGPRRA